Part of the Oscillibacter hominis genome is shown below.
GGGTTAAAATCGGAGCAAGATTAGTTATAGCACATGGGATTTGGACTGTCAACAAGAAATTGATTTAGCATTACGAAATCTCATAAAATCTCTCGTTATCTCTCCATATCTATCGTTTTCTCGCTTTGCAATTTTAAATTTTTTGTCAAAGAAAATGCGGGCGCTGAGCGCCCGCGGGAACCCTTGTATGTAAATGGACTATAAAACCCACTGAAGGGCCAGCAGCAGAACCAGGCCCGGAAGGCCCAGCACCCCCACCGCCAGGGCGTTCCAGAGGTTCAGCCCCAGGGCCAGCCCGGTGACGGCGGAGGTCAGATTGACAAGATAGAGCGCGGCGAAGCCCAACAGGGTGTTGACCAGGAGCTTGAGCGCCAGACGCAGCGGGGCCCGGAACAGACGGAGCAGGGCCAGGGCAAGGAAGAAGCAGAGGAAGCCCAACAGGACCTTTTGCGTCATATCCATTTTGCCGCCCCCTCTGTACGCGCGGCGGCCGCGGCCGCGGGGCGCTGTTCCTTGATGA
Proteins encoded:
- a CDS encoding pro-sigmaK processing inhibitor BofA family protein gives rise to the protein MDMTQKVLLGFLCFFLALALLRLFRAPLRLALKLLVNTLLGFAALYLVNLTSAVTGLALGLNLWNALAVGVLGLPGLVLLLALQWVL